In Aliiglaciecola sp. LCG003, a genomic segment contains:
- a CDS encoding MMPL family transporter, with product MNRLADSLVSFCTEKPKLIYILLLILTVLIGSQIPRIQIDTDPENMLSAEHPARVFHNETKTKFAMHDAIVVGAINTKNENGVYNQQSLTAMHQLTDAIMQIEGVIKPDLMAISAVDNISQQTGGGIRFEWMMREAPVSEPAALAIRDKIERLPLLYNTLVSANGKAAAIYVPILDKNQSFNIAQQIRSEIAKLDSNDDWHITGLPVAEDQFGYEMFVQMGISAPLAGLMIFILLFVFFRNIPLIIAPMIVAMATVIITMGLLIGMGYTVHIMSSMIAIFLMPIAVVDSVHILSEFSDRYKPGESLKATVRQVIGHLFVPMLYTSITSSVGFYSLMLTPIPPVQIFGAFVGSGILLAFIITIVFMPAYLSRMSDESLQKLQDSLHKDEGGSRIAKFARGLGKFASGNQRVLLSFFAILFVVSVWGVTKIQINDNPVRWFKQDHEIRVADKVLNENFAGTYNAYLVFTDEQQVKGPELLSQELPAPPQALNDWLVDSFSQLQTLSVPEQLQGMLSNIDDKLFSDVDEDSATWLEQYQQLNEQSLHNSKRFQTPAVLSYMSELQVFFQQSGLVGKSNSLADVVKVVNRELRSGDAQDYTLPDSNNGVAQTLLQYQSSHRPNDLWHFVTPDFRASLMWLQLTSGDNQDMTKVVELLNQYIKTHPLPAGITVDWAGKAYLNVVWQENMVAGMLDSLISAFVIVFIMMILLFRSFVFGVLAMLPLTITISAIYGLIGFIGKDYDMPIAVLSALTLGLSVDFAIHFLERARSVFAQTGDIKRTFELMFDEPASAITRNALVIALGFTPLLFAPLVPYITVGVFLASIMAISALVTLLLLPAVMTVGKKFVFKLPQSNRK from the coding sequence ATGAATCGATTAGCCGATAGTTTGGTCAGTTTCTGCACGGAAAAGCCAAAATTAATTTATATCCTGTTGTTGATATTGACTGTTTTGATTGGCAGTCAAATTCCACGGATTCAAATTGATACCGATCCGGAAAATATGTTGTCTGCTGAGCATCCAGCTAGGGTTTTTCACAATGAAACTAAAACCAAATTTGCCATGCATGACGCTATTGTGGTTGGCGCCATCAACACTAAAAATGAAAACGGTGTTTACAACCAACAGTCCTTAACGGCTATGCATCAACTTACTGATGCAATCATGCAAATTGAAGGGGTAATTAAGCCAGATTTGATGGCAATTTCTGCTGTGGACAACATCTCCCAACAGACCGGTGGTGGTATTCGCTTTGAATGGATGATGCGTGAAGCGCCGGTTTCTGAGCCAGCAGCTTTAGCCATTCGTGACAAAATCGAGCGTTTGCCGCTTTTATATAACACATTAGTATCGGCCAATGGCAAAGCTGCTGCGATCTATGTACCTATATTAGACAAAAATCAAAGTTTCAATATTGCCCAGCAAATACGCAGTGAAATAGCCAAGCTGGATTCCAATGACGATTGGCACATTACCGGTTTACCTGTGGCTGAAGACCAATTTGGCTACGAGATGTTTGTGCAAATGGGCATATCGGCACCACTTGCAGGGCTGATGATTTTCATTTTGCTATTTGTGTTTTTCCGCAATATCCCCCTTATTATAGCGCCGATGATTGTCGCTATGGCGACGGTTATTATTACCATGGGTCTGCTGATTGGCATGGGGTATACCGTACATATCATGTCGTCGATGATAGCTATTTTTCTGATGCCGATAGCGGTGGTGGATTCGGTGCATATATTGTCGGAATTTTCCGATCGATATAAGCCTGGTGAATCGTTGAAAGCCACCGTACGTCAGGTGATTGGGCACTTGTTTGTGCCTATGTTGTATACTTCCATTACCTCCTCCGTAGGTTTCTACTCATTAATGTTGACGCCTATTCCGCCTGTGCAAATTTTCGGTGCCTTTGTAGGCTCAGGTATATTATTGGCATTTATTATCACTATAGTGTTCATGCCCGCTTATTTGTCACGGATGAGTGATGAGTCATTACAGAAACTGCAGGATTCATTACACAAAGATGAGGGAGGCTCTAGGATTGCTAAATTTGCCCGTGGATTGGGTAAGTTTGCCAGTGGTAATCAGCGAGTTCTACTATCCTTTTTCGCGATACTTTTTGTGGTATCGGTGTGGGGCGTTACCAAAATTCAAATTAATGATAACCCTGTTCGCTGGTTTAAACAGGATCACGAAATACGCGTGGCAGACAAAGTGCTGAATGAAAACTTTGCCGGTACTTATAATGCGTATCTGGTGTTTACTGATGAGCAACAGGTAAAAGGGCCTGAATTGTTGAGTCAGGAATTGCCTGCGCCGCCCCAAGCACTTAATGATTGGTTAGTGGACTCCTTTAGCCAATTACAAACGCTTTCTGTACCAGAGCAGTTGCAAGGCATGCTGTCTAATATTGATGACAAACTGTTTAGTGATGTTGATGAAGACAGTGCGACTTGGCTCGAACAATATCAACAATTAAACGAGCAAAGCTTGCACAACAGCAAGCGTTTTCAAACCCCTGCGGTACTGAGTTATATGTCCGAGTTACAAGTTTTCTTTCAGCAATCGGGTTTAGTCGGTAAATCTAATTCTTTGGCTGATGTGGTTAAAGTGGTAAACCGCGAATTACGCTCTGGGGATGCGCAAGATTATACCCTGCCGGACTCGAACAATGGTGTGGCACAGACCCTGTTGCAATATCAGTCGTCTCATCGACCTAATGATCTCTGGCACTTCGTGACCCCAGATTTTCGAGCAAGTCTGATGTGGTTACAACTCACCAGTGGTGATAATCAGGATATGACCAAGGTAGTAGAGCTACTGAATCAATACATTAAAACTCATCCATTGCCAGCGGGTATTACGGTAGATTGGGCGGGTAAAGCGTATTTGAATGTAGTCTGGCAAGAAAACATGGTGGCCGGAATGCTAGACAGCTTGATCAGCGCATTTGTGATTGTATTTATCATGATGATCTTGTTATTTAGATCCTTTGTCTTTGGGGTGCTAGCCATGTTGCCGCTAACTATAACGATTAGCGCTATATATGGTCTTATTGGCTTTATAGGTAAAGATTATGATATGCCTATAGCCGTGCTGTCGGCGTTAACCCTAGGCTTGTCAGTGGATTTTGCGATTCACTTTTTAGAACGAGCGCGCAGTGTCTTTGCCCAAACAGGGGATATAAAACGCACCTTTGAACTGATGTTTGACGAACCTGCCAGTGCCATTACGCGTAATGCGTTAGTCATAGCATTAGGCTTCACGCCTTTGTTATTTGCTCCTCTAGTGCCTTATATTACGGTGGGTGTATTTCTTGCCAGTATCATGGCCATATCAGCCCTGGTCACGCTTCTTCTATTGCCAGCAGTGATGACGGTGGGGAAAAAATTTGTATTTAAATTACCTCAATCAAACAGGAAATAA
- a CDS encoding outer membrane lipoprotein-sorting protein translates to MKFSITTPVAALMFGAAMCAPVLAQSDVNDIIIRAEKASYYAGDDGKSDARMMIVDNQGRKQVRQFTILRKDLQDNGDQQMMVFFTRPTDVKDTVFRVEKHANSGIDDDRWLYLPALDLVKRISAGDKRTSFVGSHFFYEDVSGRAVAEDTFSLVSEEGPNFVLKAEPKVPASVEFSHYVVEIDKSNYLPVKIDFYKGEKLYRQVEAVTIETVDGYPTVLRSKVTDLENNGYTLMEFRNIKYNINLPDDVFSERSLRTPPRAWLE, encoded by the coding sequence ATGAAATTTAGTATTACTACACCTGTTGCTGCACTCATGTTCGGGGCTGCTATGTGCGCTCCCGTATTGGCTCAAAGTGATGTTAATGACATCATTATTCGCGCAGAGAAAGCCTCCTATTATGCCGGCGATGATGGTAAATCAGATGCGCGAATGATGATTGTTGATAATCAAGGCCGCAAGCAGGTCAGGCAGTTCACTATTTTACGTAAAGATCTGCAAGATAATGGTGATCAACAAATGATGGTGTTCTTTACCCGTCCCACCGATGTCAAAGACACCGTATTTCGAGTTGAAAAGCATGCTAATAGTGGAATTGATGACGACCGTTGGTTGTACCTACCGGCGCTGGATTTAGTTAAACGCATCTCTGCTGGGGATAAACGCACCTCATTTGTCGGCTCTCACTTCTTTTATGAGGATGTATCAGGCCGCGCCGTTGCAGAAGATACCTTTAGTCTAGTCTCGGAAGAAGGGCCAAACTTCGTGTTAAAAGCTGAGCCAAAAGTGCCTGCTTCTGTTGAGTTCAGCCACTATGTTGTGGAGATAGACAAGAGCAACTATTTACCAGTCAAAATCGACTTTTACAAAGGCGAGAAACTTTATCGCCAAGTCGAAGCGGTAACTATCGAAACCGTTGATGGTTATCCAACGGTGCTGCGCTCCAAAGTAACCGATTTGGAAAACAATGGTTATACGCTAATGGAATTTAGAAACATTAAATATAATATTAATCTGCCTGATGATGTGTTCTCTGAACGCAGTTTACGCACACCGCCTCGTGCTTGGTTAGAGTAA
- a CDS encoding DUF2892 domain-containing protein, with the protein MSVERALTAFAGAMILISVALTYFVHANFVWFTVFIGANLFQQSFTGFCPATIVLKKVFHFKTERELAQH; encoded by the coding sequence ATGTCTGTAGAACGAGCATTAACCGCTTTTGCTGGCGCGATGATTTTAATTTCAGTGGCCTTAACCTATTTTGTACACGCTAATTTTGTGTGGTTTACGGTGTTTATCGGTGCAAACTTGTTTCAACAAAGTTTCACCGGATTTTGCCCGGCAACTATCGTATTGAAGAAAGTATTCCACTTCAAAACCGAGAGAGAGTTGGCTCAACACTAA
- a CDS encoding sigma-54-dependent Fis family transcriptional regulator produces MNNTTVIKSMINAIDKPTIYITPDYVIQAVNQAYMETYDIEVKVGSSKCHEISHDNPKPCDQYGEECPLLQCVKTKLATSAVHIHSTGHGKSYCDILMKPIKDDTGMTVGFLEILDNITYASSESQKNKMIGRSDSFKSMLNKINRAAQSNIAVLLQGETGSGKELVAQAVHDSSKRKDKPFVVIECTGLSENLFESELFGYEKGAFTGATTGKKGLIEVADGGTVFFDEIGDVPLNMQVKLLRLLETQCFRAVGGLKQKCSDFRLVCATHKNLLELVEKGEFRQDLYYRIAGFPIHLPSLRERQDDIPELVNHILVQLDYQHKKFSAEALAVLTSYAFPGNIRELKSVVEQSVLLANDDTIHSSDLPEMLRNNARSPHTAKQLLSLDEAEAIYLKKICAEYIGSPDDLAKQLNISTRTLYRKLQRYGLKLNQ; encoded by the coding sequence ATGAATAATACAACCGTGATCAAATCAATGATCAACGCCATCGATAAACCGACCATTTATATTACCCCTGATTATGTCATCCAAGCGGTCAACCAAGCTTATATGGAAACCTACGACATTGAAGTAAAGGTTGGCAGTAGTAAATGTCACGAAATTTCCCACGATAACCCCAAACCCTGCGATCAGTATGGTGAAGAATGCCCGCTGCTACAGTGCGTAAAAACCAAGCTTGCTACTAGTGCGGTACATATTCATTCTACAGGGCATGGTAAGTCCTACTGTGATATTTTGATGAAGCCAATCAAAGATGACACTGGTATGACTGTCGGTTTCTTAGAAATACTCGACAACATCACTTATGCATCCAGCGAGTCACAGAAAAATAAAATGATCGGAAGATCTGACTCATTTAAATCTATGCTGAATAAAATCAATCGGGCTGCACAATCAAATATTGCAGTTTTGCTGCAAGGTGAAACCGGCTCAGGTAAAGAGCTCGTGGCTCAAGCAGTGCATGATTCAAGCAAGCGAAAAGACAAGCCTTTTGTAGTGATAGAATGTACCGGCTTAAGTGAAAACCTATTTGAAAGTGAGTTATTTGGCTATGAAAAAGGCGCATTTACCGGCGCAACAACAGGTAAAAAAGGCCTGATTGAAGTCGCTGACGGTGGCACGGTGTTTTTCGATGAAATCGGCGATGTGCCACTCAATATGCAAGTCAAACTATTACGATTGCTCGAAACCCAGTGTTTTAGGGCTGTAGGTGGTCTCAAACAAAAATGCTCCGACTTTAGATTAGTCTGCGCCACCCACAAAAATTTATTAGAATTGGTCGAAAAAGGCGAGTTCAGACAAGATCTATATTATCGAATTGCAGGCTTTCCTATACACCTCCCTTCACTGCGCGAGCGTCAAGATGATATCCCAGAGCTAGTCAACCACATATTAGTGCAACTGGATTATCAACATAAGAAGTTTTCGGCCGAGGCGCTAGCTGTACTGACAAGCTATGCGTTTCCGGGCAACATACGTGAGTTAAAAAGTGTTGTCGAACAATCGGTATTATTGGCCAACGATGACACTATTCACAGTAGCGATCTACCTGAAATGCTGCGAAATAACGCCCGTTCACCGCATACAGCTAAACAATTATTAAGTTTGGATGAGGCAGAAGCCATTTATCTCAAAAAGATCTGTGCAGAATATATTGGCTCACCCGATGATTTGGCTAAGCAGTTAAACATAAGCACTCGCACGCTATATCGCAAGTTGCAACGCTACGGACTTAAATTAAATCAATAG
- a CDS encoding FAD-dependent oxidoreductase, with protein MAKVVVLGAGTGGMPAAYEIKEALGTDHEVLMVNERENFCFVPSNPWIAVGWRAPEAITLPIEKYLSKKHIGFVCARVDQINAKQNQLITHDNQIIDYDYLVIATGPKLAFENIKGAGPQGFTQSVCTLDHALTCQADVEKLKKNPGPVIVGAFQGASCFGPAYEYAFILDKALRDAKIRHKVPMHYVTSEPYIGHLGLGGVGDSKSMLESELRHRNIKWICNANVDEVQQGKMLISELNRKGELDLSHQLDFSHAMLIPPFSGVDAVKNVEGLCNPKGFVITDEHQRSPTFPNIFSGGVCVAIPPVEVTPVPTGTPKTGYMIESMMTAIAHNLKAIIIDNQPPHSKGTWNAICLADMGDTGAAFVAIPQIPPRNVTWFKQGKWVHYAKVAFEKYFLRKMKTGTSEPIYEKYVLKALGIERLEPEDKE; from the coding sequence ATGGCTAAAGTAGTGGTGTTAGGTGCAGGAACAGGCGGTATGCCTGCTGCATATGAAATTAAAGAAGCGCTAGGCACAGATCACGAAGTTTTAATGGTTAATGAGCGCGAAAATTTCTGTTTTGTGCCATCTAATCCTTGGATAGCGGTAGGGTGGCGAGCGCCAGAAGCGATTACCCTTCCCATCGAAAAATACTTATCTAAAAAACATATAGGTTTCGTTTGTGCTCGGGTTGATCAAATCAACGCCAAGCAGAATCAATTGATCACCCATGACAACCAAATAATTGATTATGACTACCTAGTGATTGCAACCGGACCCAAGTTAGCCTTTGAAAACATTAAAGGGGCCGGTCCACAAGGTTTTACTCAATCGGTATGCACTTTGGACCATGCCTTGACTTGCCAAGCCGATGTGGAGAAATTAAAGAAAAATCCTGGCCCGGTAATAGTAGGGGCGTTTCAAGGGGCAAGTTGTTTTGGCCCGGCCTATGAATATGCCTTTATATTAGATAAAGCCCTACGGGATGCCAAAATTCGCCACAAGGTGCCAATGCACTATGTAACCAGTGAGCCCTATATCGGGCATCTTGGTTTAGGCGGGGTAGGCGATTCAAAATCTATGCTTGAGTCTGAATTGCGTCACCGCAATATTAAGTGGATTTGCAATGCCAATGTTGACGAAGTGCAGCAAGGTAAAATGCTAATTTCTGAACTAAATCGCAAAGGTGAGTTAGACTTATCTCATCAACTAGATTTTAGTCACGCCATGTTGATCCCACCGTTTAGTGGTGTGGATGCGGTTAAAAATGTAGAGGGCCTGTGCAATCCCAAAGGGTTCGTTATTACCGATGAACATCAGCGCTCACCTACTTTCCCAAATATTTTTTCTGGCGGCGTGTGTGTGGCTATTCCACCGGTTGAAGTGACACCAGTGCCCACCGGAACACCTAAAACCGGTTATATGATTGAGAGTATGATGACGGCCATTGCGCATAATTTGAAAGCCATCATTATTGATAATCAGCCTCCCCATTCAAAAGGTACGTGGAACGCAATTTGTTTAGCCGATATGGGCGACACAGGTGCAGCTTTTGTCGCTATTCCACAAATTCCGCCGCGCAATGTTACTTGGTTTAAACAAGGTAAATGGGTTCACTATGCCAAGGTTGCCTTTGAAAAGTACTTTTTACGCAAAATGAAAACCGGTACGAGCGAGCCTATATATGAAAAATATGTACTCAAAGCGCTAGGCATAGAGCGCTTAGAGCCCGAGGATAAAGAGTGA
- a CDS encoding DUF3365 domain-containing protein yields MTTFLKIGSASLLVMLSCQANAADPNPSSPDYSQLEQQAAQRITAFSDALKLQLQLAIKQGGLTNAIEVCKSVAPNISQEYSTEGWLLKRTSLRVRNPINAADTWETSVLEQFNGSHDSGKGIDTLRASLVDLQSSKPIYRYMRAIPIQPVCLSCHGENISGEVTEQLAQQYPQDRATGFKLGDIRGAFSLTKALD; encoded by the coding sequence GTGACTACCTTCCTGAAGATAGGGTCCGCATCATTGTTAGTGATGCTCAGTTGCCAGGCAAATGCAGCGGATCCTAATCCATCTAGTCCAGATTATTCGCAACTAGAGCAGCAAGCTGCTCAGCGAATAACGGCGTTCTCTGATGCACTCAAGCTTCAACTGCAACTAGCCATAAAGCAGGGTGGATTAACCAACGCTATTGAGGTCTGTAAAAGCGTAGCCCCAAATATAAGTCAAGAGTATTCCACCGAAGGGTGGCTGCTTAAGCGCACTAGCTTGCGGGTTCGCAACCCCATTAATGCGGCAGATACTTGGGAGACCTCTGTGTTGGAGCAGTTTAATGGGAGTCATGATTCAGGTAAGGGGATAGATACTCTGCGCGCAAGTTTAGTGGATTTGCAAAGTAGTAAACCAATTTACCGTTATATGCGCGCAATCCCGATACAACCAGTGTGCCTGTCTTGTCATGGTGAAAACATTAGTGGCGAAGTAACAGAGCAGTTAGCACAGCAATATCCACAAGATCGGGCCACTGGTTTTAAATTAGGGGATATTCGCGGCGCGTTTTCATTAACCAAGGCACTGGACTGA
- a CDS encoding MBL fold metallo-hydrolase, whose product MSKIEIVPFFHQVTNTVTYVLIDLATKHCAIIDAVLDYDPASGRTSTTSADEVIKFVDEHGYHLEWILETHAHADHVTAAHYIQSQIGGSIGIGEKIARVQSTFKQIFNLPEDFKVDGSQFDNLFCDKEVITLGHIDIHVLHTPGHTPACVSYFVEDAVFVGDTMFMPDYGTARADFPNGSAKTLYQSIQRILTLPDTTRVFVGHDYKAENRENYAWETTVLEQRHNNIHIGKGTSQEAFVKMREKRDATLAVPRLILPSIQINIRAGQLPAVESNGHSYLKIPLNVI is encoded by the coding sequence ATGAGCAAGATTGAGATTGTGCCATTTTTTCATCAAGTAACCAATACGGTTACCTACGTGCTGATTGATTTAGCAACCAAGCACTGCGCCATTATTGATGCGGTGTTGGATTACGATCCTGCCTCAGGCCGAACCTCGACAACCAGCGCTGATGAGGTTATTAAGTTCGTTGATGAGCATGGCTATCATTTGGAATGGATTTTGGAAACCCATGCCCATGCAGATCATGTGACCGCTGCCCATTATATTCAAAGCCAGATTGGCGGAAGTATAGGTATAGGTGAAAAAATAGCTCGGGTACAAAGTACATTTAAACAAATATTTAATTTGCCTGAAGATTTTAAAGTGGATGGAAGCCAGTTTGATAATTTGTTTTGTGACAAAGAGGTTATCACCCTAGGTCACATTGATATTCATGTGTTACACACCCCTGGTCATACACCTGCCTGCGTTTCTTATTTTGTCGAAGATGCGGTGTTTGTTGGGGACACTATGTTTATGCCTGATTATGGTACGGCTCGAGCAGATTTTCCTAACGGTAGTGCCAAAACACTTTATCAATCGATTCAGCGTATTCTAACCTTACCGGATACGACGCGCGTGTTTGTAGGGCATGACTATAAAGCCGAAAATCGCGAAAACTATGCTTGGGAAACTACAGTATTAGAACAACGGCACAATAATATTCATATTGGCAAAGGAACATCCCAAGAGGCGTTTGTTAAAATGCGTGAAAAGCGAGATGCTACCTTAGCGGTGCCCAGACTAATTTTGCCTTCAATTCAAATCAACATACGCGCTGGGCAACTTCCAGCGGTCGAATCAAATGGACATAGTTATTTGAAAATCCCACTTAATGTCATTTAA
- a CDS encoding sulfite exporter TauE/SafE family protein, protein MNILTIIGAIFIGLSLGLLGSGGSIITVPLLIYVVGEPTKLAIAESLLIVGCISSFSSIGYIRRKLIDWPLVVLFGLPSMLGTYVGAWSSQFVLGIIQLISFAAVMLIASRFMLKPMVGHDPLSVQPPRTTLSIIGFGVGALAGFVGVGGGFLIVPALHLLGKIPLHRAVGTSLVIIVMQSISGFIKYQGVLASNDIFINWSLVGVMILIGIAGAMAGVRLMDRLPQLTLKRIFAYLLIVLGSYMLVSSLYTHFTL, encoded by the coding sequence TTGAACATATTGACGATTATTGGGGCAATTTTCATCGGTTTAAGTCTAGGCCTGCTCGGCTCGGGCGGCTCAATCATTACGGTGCCGCTACTTATATATGTAGTCGGTGAGCCGACCAAATTAGCCATAGCCGAATCGCTACTTATTGTGGGATGCATTTCTTCTTTCAGTAGCATCGGTTATATCCGCAGAAAACTGATTGATTGGCCACTGGTAGTCTTATTCGGTTTACCTAGCATGTTGGGTACTTATGTTGGCGCATGGTCTTCACAGTTTGTGTTAGGCATCATCCAGTTAATTAGTTTTGCTGCCGTGATGCTAATTGCTAGCCGTTTTATGCTCAAACCTATGGTTGGGCATGATCCCCTATCAGTTCAACCTCCTCGCACGACGCTTAGCATAATTGGATTTGGAGTGGGGGCACTGGCTGGGTTTGTGGGGGTAGGGGGGGGCTTTTTGATTGTGCCCGCTCTGCACTTGTTAGGCAAGATCCCCTTGCATCGCGCAGTGGGAACCAGTTTGGTCATCATTGTAATGCAATCGATAAGTGGCTTTATCAAATACCAAGGGGTGTTAGCTAGCAATGATATTTTTATAAATTGGTCGTTGGTAGGGGTGATGATCCTGATTGGCATCGCAGGCGCGATGGCAGGCGTACGACTGATGGATCGGTTGCCACAATTAACCTTAAAGCGCATTTTTGCTTATTTACTAATTGTATTAGGCAGCTACATGTTGGTCTCGTCACTTTATACACATTTTACCCTTTGA
- a CDS encoding TIGR01244 family sulfur transferase has protein sequence MKEIAENFSCSGHLDEGTLRELKQKGVTTIINARYDDEESGQTDSDEIKCLVESLGMKYFHIPVKPLNYSQQDIDQFHSALPTGNDKAHGFCRTGTRALHLWALAKAKNTKVQDIISMCADQQCDLSAISQMMKKIETQ, from the coding sequence ATGAAAGAAATAGCTGAAAATTTTTCCTGTTCTGGGCATTTGGATGAAGGCACGTTGCGCGAACTAAAACAAAAAGGTGTGACAACGATAATTAACGCTCGATATGATGACGAAGAGTCAGGACAAACCGACTCAGACGAGATTAAATGCTTGGTAGAATCATTGGGTATGAAGTATTTTCATATCCCGGTAAAGCCATTAAATTATTCGCAACAGGATATTGATCAGTTTCATAGCGCACTTCCAACGGGAAATGACAAAGCCCACGGCTTCTGCCGCACAGGTACTCGAGCATTGCACCTATGGGCACTAGCAAAAGCGAAAAACACAAAAGTACAAGACATAATCTCGATGTGTGCAGACCAACAGTGTGATTTATCAGCCATTAGCCAGATGATGAAAAAAATCGAAACACAATAA
- the ltrA gene encoding group II intron reverse transcriptase/maturase — MTTALNTITIKSQTHPNHRFQNLYGLLGDDLLYQSWGQLNKRAAPGIDGITMPKYQTSLVENVTRLSSALEAKRYRADDIKRVFIPKSHGKQRPLGLPTVDDKLVQQSVSQILQGIWEANFLPNSYGYRPNKSAHQAVHSLSLNLQFKGYGYIVEADIKGFFDNIDHDWLMGMLKQRIDDNALLSLIGQWLKARIHTPQGEYLKPKSGTPQGGIISPVLANIYLHYALDLWFEKKVKPQMRGRAMLIRYADDFVCAFQYANDAERFYRVLPKRLKKFKLDTAPEKTSLIRFSRFHPSRKRQFVFLGFAFYWGVDVKGKPRLRRRTASKKQQTSLSEFYHFIKAKRSQKLAIWLPQLKRKLTGFRNYFGLPDNSRSVSKLYNYVLHSLYKWLNRRSGRRSYNWRDFKKMLEYFQIQKLRVSKRVIDVDWY, encoded by the coding sequence ATGACAACCGCACTAAATACCATCACAATTAAATCACAGACACACCCTAATCACAGATTTCAGAACCTATATGGATTACTAGGAGATGATTTACTGTATCAAAGTTGGGGGCAACTGAATAAACGAGCGGCGCCAGGTATTGATGGTATCACTATGCCGAAATACCAGACATCGCTTGTGGAAAACGTCACACGTTTAAGTTCAGCCTTGGAAGCCAAGCGCTATCGGGCTGATGATATTAAGCGTGTCTTCATTCCCAAAAGTCATGGCAAACAACGTCCATTAGGTTTACCCACGGTGGATGACAAGCTGGTACAGCAAAGCGTGAGCCAGATACTGCAAGGTATCTGGGAAGCGAATTTCTTGCCTAACAGCTATGGTTATCGGCCAAATAAGAGTGCGCATCAAGCGGTGCATAGTTTGAGTTTGAATCTTCAGTTCAAAGGTTATGGTTATATTGTTGAGGCTGACATTAAAGGCTTCTTCGACAATATTGACCACGACTGGCTGATGGGGATGCTTAAACAACGCATTGATGATAACGCGCTCTTGAGCTTAATAGGGCAATGGTTAAAAGCACGGATACACACCCCGCAAGGAGAATATCTCAAACCAAAAAGTGGCACCCCACAAGGCGGTATCATTAGCCCTGTGTTAGCCAATATCTATCTGCACTATGCATTGGATTTATGGTTTGAGAAGAAGGTAAAACCTCAGATGAGAGGCAGAGCTATGCTTATCCGCTACGCAGATGATTTTGTGTGTGCGTTTCAGTATGCCAATGATGCCGAGCGATTTTACCGCGTGCTGCCAAAACGACTAAAGAAGTTCAAACTGGACACGGCACCAGAAAAGACGAGCCTGATAAGGTTCAGTCGATTCCATCCCAGTCGTAAGCGCCAGTTTGTGTTCTTGGGTTTTGCGTTTTACTGGGGAGTGGATGTGAAAGGTAAACCGAGATTGCGGCGGCGAACTGCAAGTAAGAAGCAGCAAACCAGTCTAAGCGAGTTTTACCATTTCATTAAAGCCAAACGCTCGCAGAAGCTAGCAATTTGGCTGCCTCAATTGAAACGCAAACTCACAGGGTTTAGAAATTACTTCGGATTACCCGACAACAGCCGCAGCGTGAGTAAGCTGTATAACTATGTACTGCATAGTTTATACAAATGGCTGAACCGACGCAGTGGCCGTCGAAGTTACAATTGGCGTGATTTTAAGAAGATGTTAGAGTATTTCCAAATACAGAAGCTACGAGTTAGCAAAAGAGTGATCGATGTTGACTGGTATTAA